The following are encoded in a window of Lichenicola cladoniae genomic DNA:
- a CDS encoding zinc-dependent alcohol dehydrogenase family protein — translation MSRVVRIHGYGDASVLQIDDIEVPAPANDEVQISVKAIGINRAEVMFRNHAYLQEAVFPSRLGYEAAGIVKAVGASVTGVNIGDVVSVIPALDIAHWGTYGELANVPARLVVKHPQGLSFAEAAASWMQYVTAWGALIEQAKLGEGDVVIVTAASSSVGLAAFQMARMVGAIVIATTRTSAKRQALLDAGAHYVVAVEEEDLVARVMEITGNTGARVVFDPVGGPSFEPLTASMKQGGILLEYGALSPEPTPFPLFTVLGKCLTLKGYLYSEVVADDAALGRAKAFIVAGLASGALRPVIARTFTLDQIQDAHRFLESNEQIGKVVVTV, via the coding sequence ATGTCGCGTGTTGTTCGGATCCACGGTTATGGCGATGCCAGCGTTCTCCAGATCGATGATATCGAGGTTCCAGCTCCAGCAAACGATGAGGTGCAGATTTCAGTAAAAGCGATCGGGATCAACCGGGCCGAGGTGATGTTCCGTAATCACGCCTATCTACAGGAAGCCGTCTTCCCAAGCCGGCTCGGTTACGAGGCGGCGGGGATCGTGAAGGCTGTGGGTGCGTCGGTGACTGGTGTGAACATCGGTGATGTCGTCAGCGTGATCCCGGCACTCGATATCGCGCACTGGGGCACCTATGGCGAACTGGCAAATGTGCCGGCGCGTCTCGTCGTGAAGCATCCGCAGGGATTGTCGTTTGCAGAGGCCGCCGCTTCCTGGATGCAGTATGTCACCGCCTGGGGCGCGCTGATCGAGCAGGCGAAGCTCGGCGAAGGCGATGTCGTGATCGTCACCGCGGCGTCGAGCAGCGTCGGTCTTGCTGCCTTCCAGATGGCCCGAATGGTGGGTGCCATCGTGATCGCCACCACGCGCACCAGTGCCAAGCGGCAGGCGCTTCTCGATGCCGGAGCACATTACGTGGTTGCGGTCGAGGAAGAGGATCTGGTCGCACGGGTCATGGAGATCACCGGCAACACAGGCGCGCGCGTCGTTTTCGATCCAGTCGGGGGGCCTTCTTTCGAACCGCTGACAGCGAGCATGAAACAAGGCGGTATCCTGTTGGAATATGGTGCGCTGAGTCCGGAGCCGACGCCTTTCCCGTTATTCACCGTGCTTGGAAAATGCCTGACGCTGAAAGGCTATCTCTACAGCGAGGTCGTCGCCGACGATGCGGCTCTCGGTCGCGCCAAGGCCTTTATCGTTGCCGGTCTGGCGTCGGGCGCGCTGAGGCCGGTGATCGCACGCACGTTTACACTCGACCAGATCCAGGATGCGCATCGCTTTCTCGAGTCGAACGAACAGATCGGTAAGGTTGTCGTCACCGTCTGA
- a CDS encoding IS3 family transposase (programmed frameshift), giving the protein MVRRQFSREFKLKAVRLVKERGVSVVQVSRDLDVGENILRRWIKELTADPGQAFPGHGQVKPEQQEIDRLRREVAKLKAERDILKKAGGLLREGVVVKFGFIAKHRGIWPVRWLCEALDVSRSGFHAWLSRSPSARARGDEVLGAQIKASFVGSDRTYGARRVWHDVLAEGAACGLHRVERLMREHALRARPRRRGLPSDKGTRHEAADNVLDRQFDATTPNQKWIADFTYLWTAEGWLYVAAVIDLFSRRVVGWSMSATMTAQLVADALMMAIWRRGKPNALLHHSDQGSQYSSEQFQKLLVDHGVTCSMSRSGNVWDNAAMESFFSSLKTERTARKVYRTRDQARADVFDYIERFYNPRRRHSTIGYLSPMEFERIKASA; this is encoded by the exons ATGGTACGGCGACAGTTCAGCCGAGAGTTCAAGCTGAAGGCGGTCCGGCTGGTCAAGGAGCGTGGTGTTTCGGTGGTGCAAGTCAGCCGAGACTTGGATGTCGGCGAAAACATCCTGCGGCGTTGGATCAAGGAGCTCACTGCGGATCCTGGGCAGGCCTTTCCGGGTCACGGCCAGGTCAAGCCCGAGCAGCAGGAGATCGATCGGTTGCGGCGTGAGGTCGCCAAGCTCAAGGCTGAGCGCGACATTCTAAAAAAAGCCG GCGGCCTACTTCGCGAGGGAGTTGTTGTGAAGTTCGGCTTCATCGCGAAACATCGAGGGATCTGGCCGGTGCGGTGGCTTTGCGAGGCGCTCGATGTCTCGCGCAGTGGGTTTCATGCCTGGCTCTCCCGGTCGCCCAGTGCCCGGGCGCGCGGTGACGAGGTTCTCGGCGCCCAGATCAAGGCCAGCTTCGTCGGCAGTGACCGGACCTATGGCGCCCGGCGGGTCTGGCACGACGTGCTGGCCGAGGGGGCCGCATGCGGGCTGCACCGTGTCGAGCGGTTGATGCGTGAGCACGCCTTGCGGGCAAGGCCACGCCGCCGGGGTCTGCCTTCGGACAAGGGCACCCGGCACGAAGCGGCAGACAACGTGCTGGATCGCCAGTTCGACGCCACGACGCCAAACCAGAAGTGGATCGCCGACTTCACCTATCTCTGGACAGCCGAGGGCTGGCTCTACGTAGCGGCCGTCATCGACCTGTTTTCACGCCGCGTGGTGGGCTGGTCGATGAGCGCGACCATGACCGCCCAGCTCGTCGCGGATGCGCTGATGATGGCGATCTGGCGCCGCGGTAAACCAAACGCGCTGCTCCACCACTCGGATCAGGGAAGCCAATATAGCAGTGAGCAGTTTCAGAAGCTCCTAGTGGATCACGGCGTCACATGCAGCATGAGCCGGTCGGGTAACGTCTGGGACAATGCAGCGATGGAGAGCTTCTTCTCCTCGCTGAAAACCGAGCGAACAGCTCGCAAGGTGTATCGCACCCGGGACCAGGCCCGGGCTGACGTGTTCGATTACATCGAGCGGTTCTACAACCCGCGCCGACGCCACTCGACCATCGGATATCTGAGCCCTATGGAGTTCGAGCGTATCAAAGCGTCAGCTTAA
- a CDS encoding TetR/AcrR family transcriptional regulator has translation MAAETVPRRAAGRPREFDANVALDKAVRLFWRHGYEATSMADLVAALGVGAPSLYAAFGNKAQLFAKALERYAATFSVTLYGVIDDPSLTTQATVGKLFDQAARQFSEPGTPGGCFMYSAAAAVSPTSGAIEALLRGKRAEFETRLATRLVQGISRGDLSANIDPIATAKYLNCILQGMSLQARDGAKYADLKSMAQRALASWTRAPRDDT, from the coding sequence ATGGCAGCGGAGACTGTGCCACGTCGAGCTGCAGGCCGCCCCCGGGAATTCGACGCGAACGTAGCCCTCGACAAGGCGGTCCGGCTTTTCTGGCGCCATGGTTATGAAGCGACCTCGATGGCCGATCTTGTCGCGGCACTCGGGGTTGGTGCGCCGAGCCTGTACGCCGCCTTCGGCAACAAGGCTCAACTGTTCGCCAAGGCATTGGAACGTTACGCGGCAACCTTCAGCGTGACGCTCTACGGCGTGATCGACGATCCCTCCCTGACGACACAGGCCACCGTCGGGAAACTGTTCGATCAGGCAGCCCGGCAATTCTCGGAACCGGGGACTCCAGGCGGATGCTTTATGTATTCGGCTGCGGCTGCGGTTTCACCGACATCCGGGGCAATCGAGGCGTTGTTACGGGGTAAGCGCGCGGAATTCGAGACGCGGCTGGCTACGCGACTGGTGCAAGGCATTTCGCGCGGCGACTTGAGCGCGAACATCGACCCTATTGCCACCGCAAAATATCTCAACTGTATCCTGCAAGGCATGTCGCTCCAGGCGCGCGACGGCGCCAAGTATGCGGACCTGAAGTCAATGGCGCAGCGGGCACTCGCCAGTTGGACCCGGGCCCCCAGGGATGATACCTAG
- a CDS encoding SDR family NAD(P)-dependent oxidoreductase — translation MDLQLSGKTALVTGSSKGIGEAIATALAREKAIVVVHGRDRVRTEQVANAIIAEGGRAFAVGGDLTSDEDVERLVEEAESLAGSIDILVNNAGGSGGSTESWTDIQPGSWAAAYDRNVLAALRITRRLLPNMQHAKWGRVINISSIAGMMPPPSSPDYSACKAAMNAMTVSMSKAVAAHGVTVNAISPGTIHSITGDIRFREVAAERGLARQDAPWDEIERIVLPLFANVPVGRTGRVEEVADAVAFLASPIAGYITGVNLRIDGGLLPSL, via the coding sequence ATGGATTTGCAATTGAGCGGAAAGACGGCCCTGGTCACCGGCAGCAGCAAAGGAATTGGCGAAGCTATCGCGACAGCTCTTGCACGTGAGAAGGCGATCGTCGTCGTCCATGGCCGCGATCGGGTCCGGACCGAGCAAGTCGCCAACGCCATCATCGCCGAGGGCGGGCGTGCCTTTGCCGTCGGCGGCGATCTCACGAGCGATGAAGATGTAGAACGACTTGTGGAGGAAGCTGAATCTCTAGCGGGATCTATCGACATTCTGGTCAACAATGCCGGCGGCTCGGGTGGCTCGACGGAGAGTTGGACCGATATTCAGCCCGGCTCGTGGGCGGCGGCTTATGACAGGAATGTCTTGGCTGCCCTCAGGATCACCAGACGCCTGCTGCCGAACATGCAGCACGCGAAATGGGGCCGCGTGATCAACATATCGAGCATTGCCGGGATGATGCCTCCGCCCTCCTCACCCGATTACTCCGCGTGCAAGGCAGCCATGAACGCCATGACCGTATCGATGTCGAAGGCGGTGGCGGCCCACGGCGTGACGGTCAACGCGATTTCTCCCGGCACGATCCACAGCATCACGGGCGATATCCGTTTCCGGGAAGTCGCAGCCGAGCGTGGCCTGGCCCGTCAGGATGCGCCATGGGACGAGATCGAACGTATCGTCCTGCCGCTGTTTGCCAATGTTCCGGTTGGACGCACGGGACGGGTCGAAGAAGTAGCGGATGCGGTCGCCTTTCTTGCTAGTCCGATCGCGGGATACATAACGGGCGTCAACCTGCGGATCGATGGCGGACTTCTGCCCAGTCTCTAG
- a CDS encoding sigma-70 family RNA polymerase sigma factor — protein MTVREDHWAAAMRAERRGDAAAYEVLLREIAVMLRRLIRSRLARAGLGVEETEDVVQEILIGLHGKRHTWDAARPFMPWLFTITRYKFIDASRRLSREAKRRVNLTMEEMTEIFEAPIEDPDRTLSDIDRYLADLPQGQRQVVRALGVDGATVRATAEQLQTSEGSVRVSYHRALRRLMAKSQRENAP, from the coding sequence GTGACCGTGCGCGAGGACCACTGGGCAGCGGCGATGCGTGCAGAGCGCCGGGGAGATGCTGCAGCTTATGAAGTCCTTCTCAGGGAGATCGCCGTCATGCTGCGCAGGCTGATCCGGTCACGCCTTGCCCGCGCAGGCCTCGGCGTGGAGGAAACCGAGGACGTGGTGCAGGAGATCCTGATCGGGTTGCATGGCAAGCGGCACACGTGGGACGCCGCAAGGCCGTTCATGCCGTGGCTGTTCACGATCACCCGCTACAAGTTCATCGATGCGTCCCGACGCCTCAGCCGCGAGGCGAAGCGACGGGTAAACCTCACGATGGAGGAGATGACGGAGATCTTCGAGGCCCCCATCGAGGACCCGGACCGGACCCTATCGGACATCGACCGATACCTTGCCGACCTGCCACAGGGCCAGCGTCAGGTCGTCCGCGCCCTCGGCGTGGACGGCGCCACCGTGCGGGCCACCGCCGAGCAGCTTCAAACGAGCGAAGGGTCGGTCCGGGTGTCCTATCATCGCGCGCTGCGGCGTCTTATGGCGAAGTCGCAGCGGGAAAATGCCCCGTGA
- a CDS encoding ATP-binding protein, with protein sequence MLVDPHATCVVLPPGLDLGAGRGRKPGGDSFSLLTREGCLEGVLLVTLKTRRRLEAIERSSLEQLVYSASHTLDVIQLLEERRAEVEKVTALHRMADQSRRQIEAVFSAMPDAVLAVDEAWQPIFANEEARTLLSLGSICSSGSLDNTSGGGNLTSASGSPLWALFPAPVLEQIEASLRHAADTRSEMSCTIRWPSQADAPERYFAMRGVGHGSGTTVSLQDISRQIEADARDRQAAKMKAIGLLTGGIAHDFNNLLTVIMGNLELLQIDEGGSRHDSGSIEDAFQAARSAADLVHQLLAFARKQPLAPRLVNVAQLLREMTGLIKSSAGPLITIALTFDCASCHALIDATQLQNALINLAVNARDAMADGGTLTIRLSTTVITADSPPERDGLQPGDYVRIDVADTGYGVASEHLSHVFEPFFTTKPSGAGTGLGLSMVYGFVKQSRGHVGIVSTPGTGTTITLYLPRSLDSTANSTASVAVESQPPSGNGETILLVEDVDLVRHQTARMLRRLRYMVIEAADAQQALSAVMCGASPDLLLSDIELSGGINGPDLAQRLNVILPDMPVLFVSGYADDGSLNGNLVEPGQNLLQKPFSFYQLGSQVLNTVKRSVL encoded by the coding sequence ATGCTGGTCGATCCGCACGCAACCTGCGTCGTGTTGCCACCGGGCCTGGACCTGGGCGCCGGTCGCGGCAGGAAGCCCGGTGGCGACAGCTTTTCGTTGCTGACCCGCGAAGGATGCCTGGAAGGCGTCCTGCTGGTCACGCTGAAGACGCGCCGTAGACTTGAGGCAATCGAACGTTCCAGCCTGGAGCAACTGGTCTACAGCGCTTCGCACACACTCGACGTTATTCAGCTGCTGGAGGAACGCCGGGCGGAGGTGGAAAAGGTCACCGCCTTGCACAGGATGGCGGACCAGTCCCGCAGACAGATCGAGGCGGTGTTCAGCGCGATGCCGGATGCGGTGCTGGCAGTGGACGAGGCTTGGCAGCCGATTTTCGCCAACGAGGAAGCCCGGACGCTACTCTCCCTCGGCTCGATCTGCTCGAGCGGCAGCCTCGACAACACCTCAGGTGGCGGCAACCTCACCAGCGCATCGGGCAGCCCCCTCTGGGCGCTTTTCCCCGCACCGGTCCTGGAACAGATCGAAGCGTCTTTGCGCCATGCCGCGGACACGCGTTCCGAGATGTCCTGCACGATCCGCTGGCCCAGCCAGGCAGATGCTCCAGAACGCTACTTCGCGATGCGCGGCGTTGGCCACGGATCAGGAACAACAGTATCGCTCCAGGATATCAGCCGCCAGATCGAAGCGGATGCCCGGGATCGCCAGGCAGCCAAGATGAAGGCGATCGGCCTGCTGACGGGCGGGATTGCGCATGATTTCAATAATCTCCTGACCGTCATCATGGGCAATCTCGAGCTGCTTCAAATCGATGAAGGCGGCTCCAGGCACGATAGTGGCTCCATCGAAGACGCGTTTCAGGCTGCACGCTCTGCCGCGGATCTGGTCCATCAGCTGCTCGCGTTTGCGCGCAAGCAACCACTCGCGCCAAGACTGGTTAACGTGGCGCAACTGCTTCGCGAGATGACCGGCCTGATCAAGAGTTCGGCCGGGCCTTTGATCACCATTGCCCTGACGTTCGATTGCGCATCATGCCACGCCCTGATCGATGCGACGCAGTTGCAAAATGCCCTGATCAACTTGGCCGTCAACGCGCGCGACGCCATGGCAGATGGCGGGACGCTCACCATCCGCCTCAGCACCACTGTCATCACGGCCGATAGCCCACCGGAAAGGGATGGCCTGCAACCAGGCGACTACGTGCGGATAGACGTCGCGGATACAGGTTACGGCGTTGCCTCGGAGCATCTCTCTCATGTGTTCGAGCCGTTCTTCACGACGAAGCCGTCTGGGGCCGGTACCGGGCTCGGACTTTCGATGGTCTACGGCTTCGTCAAGCAGTCACGGGGTCATGTCGGTATCGTAAGCACGCCGGGAACCGGCACCACGATCACGCTCTATCTCCCTCGTAGCCTAGACAGCACCGCCAACAGCACCGCATCGGTCGCCGTGGAGTCGCAGCCGCCATCCGGAAATGGCGAGACGATACTTCTGGTCGAGGATGTGGATCTTGTCCGCCATCAGACTGCCCGCATGCTGCGTCGCCTGCGCTACATGGTCATCGAGGCCGCAGACGCACAGCAGGCGCTGTCTGCCGTGATGTGCGGAGCATCACCAGACCTGCTCCTGAGCGACATCGAACTCTCCGGCGGCATTAACGGGCCTGATCTTGCGCAACGGCTGAACGTCATACTCCCGGATATGCCCGTCTTGTTCGTGAGCGGCTACGCCGATGACGGATCGTTAAATGGGAACTTGGTCGAGCCTGGACAGAACCTGCTCCAGAAACCGTTCTCGTTTTATCAACTTGGATCTCAGGTTTTGAATACCGTCAAAAGAAGCGTTCTCTAG
- a CDS encoding MFS transporter, with product MSSIAGTGRIRPERQRTLMPNARWLMVWLCFLALAINYTDRANLAVAAPSIKHALGVDDTTMGFLLGSFFWTYALMQLPAGWLVDRFGARLMFPLAVCWWSLFTAMTALANSAATLFGFRLLLGAGEAGGYPASARVVARWFPPQERSLASSIFDSGSRAGNLVAIPLCSWLIATFGWRASFVVTGLLGFVWAVGWLMIYRKPENHPAVTPEALAEIEAGHAVPDADEPPIRWITLFRYRTIWGMMFGFFCLNFVIYFFITWFPTYLMTARHFSLRQFGTYGLIPGLIAIPGGWLGGVTSDWLYRRGWSLTAARKTCLVGGMLVSSVITLAAIVPAAWMALVLFGIAYAALAFTAASIWSLPGDVAPTKGHVASISGIQNFASNLAGVVTTSFTGVMLTITHGSFLIPLATAGGLCLLGAATYLFVVGPIEPLPVMSRRHA from the coding sequence ATGTCGTCGATCGCGGGAACCGGCCGGATTCGTCCGGAAAGACAGCGCACGCTCATGCCCAACGCCCGCTGGCTCATGGTCTGGCTGTGTTTCCTGGCGCTGGCAATCAACTACACCGATCGCGCCAATCTCGCGGTCGCAGCCCCCAGCATCAAGCACGCGCTGGGCGTCGACGACACCACGATGGGCTTCCTGCTCGGGTCGTTCTTCTGGACCTACGCGCTGATGCAGCTGCCGGCCGGATGGCTGGTGGACCGGTTCGGAGCGCGACTGATGTTCCCGCTGGCGGTGTGCTGGTGGTCGCTGTTCACCGCCATGACCGCGCTGGCGAACTCCGCCGCCACGCTGTTCGGGTTCCGGCTGCTGCTCGGTGCCGGCGAGGCCGGCGGCTATCCCGCATCGGCCAGGGTGGTCGCGCGCTGGTTTCCGCCGCAGGAACGCAGCCTCGCCTCCTCGATCTTCGATTCCGGTTCGCGTGCAGGCAATCTGGTCGCGATCCCGCTCTGCTCCTGGCTTATCGCGACGTTCGGCTGGCGCGCATCCTTCGTGGTGACCGGCCTGCTCGGGTTCGTCTGGGCGGTGGGCTGGCTGATGATCTACCGCAAGCCTGAGAACCATCCTGCAGTGACACCCGAGGCGCTGGCCGAGATCGAGGCGGGCCATGCCGTTCCGGATGCGGACGAGCCGCCGATACGGTGGATCACGCTGTTCCGCTATCGGACCATCTGGGGCATGATGTTCGGCTTCTTCTGCCTCAACTTCGTGATCTATTTCTTCATCACCTGGTTTCCGACCTACCTGATGACGGCACGACATTTCTCGCTCAGGCAGTTCGGAACATACGGCCTTATTCCTGGCTTGATCGCCATACCCGGCGGATGGCTGGGCGGCGTGACGTCGGACTGGCTCTACCGTCGCGGCTGGAGCCTGACCGCGGCGCGCAAGACCTGCCTGGTGGGCGGCATGCTGGTCTCCTCGGTCATCACCCTGGCGGCCATCGTTCCTGCCGCGTGGATGGCCCTGGTGCTGTTCGGCATCGCCTACGCGGCGTTGGCCTTCACGGCCGCGAGCATCTGGTCGCTGCCGGGCGACGTGGCGCCGACCAAGGGTCACGTCGCGTCGATCAGCGGCATCCAGAACTTCGCATCGAACCTTGCCGGCGTGGTGACCACCAGCTTCACCGGCGTCATGCTGACAATCACGCATGGCTCGTTCCTGATCCCGCTGGCGACGGCGGGTGGCCTGTGCCTGCTCGGTGCGGCGACCTACCTCTTCGTGGTCGGTCCGATCGAGCCGCTGCCGGTGATGTCGAGGCGGCACGCATGA
- a CDS encoding response regulator transcription factor, with the protein MRVAIASINPRTLAFVSLLQEQGVQTEACDDLDDVSELAGLYDLDMLLLDVALAGADGSAIAGLRLMHATVPILVLGADIGLEQSIGCFAAGVDDIVALPCRIEILAARIRAIVRRFRGADPAICAIGPLRFDMIRRSLRLDGVPITLTSKEYELLEAMVLRKGAILTKDVLLDQLYGGRDAPNARTIDVFVCKLRKKLAACGVHDLIETVRGLGYILNDTPPDRPSTAYRPGLGFKGMSDAAQAA; encoded by the coding sequence ATGCGCGTGGCCATTGCTTCAATCAATCCACGCACGCTCGCATTCGTCAGCCTGTTGCAGGAACAAGGCGTTCAGACCGAGGCATGCGATGACCTTGATGACGTTTCGGAACTGGCCGGACTTTACGATCTCGACATGCTCCTTCTGGATGTCGCACTTGCAGGGGCTGATGGTTCGGCGATCGCCGGGCTTCGACTGATGCATGCGACTGTCCCGATCCTGGTGCTCGGCGCCGACATCGGCCTGGAGCAGAGCATCGGCTGCTTCGCAGCGGGCGTGGACGATATCGTCGCCTTGCCATGCCGGATCGAAATCCTGGCAGCGCGGATCCGGGCCATCGTGCGCCGGTTTCGCGGCGCCGATCCGGCGATCTGCGCGATCGGTCCACTGCGCTTCGACATGATCCGCCGCTCGTTGCGGCTGGACGGGGTTCCAATTACCCTGACCAGCAAAGAATACGAGCTTCTGGAAGCCATGGTGCTTCGCAAGGGTGCAATCCTGACCAAGGACGTCCTGCTCGACCAGCTCTATGGCGGCCGGGACGCGCCGAACGCCCGGACGATCGACGTCTTCGTGTGCAAGCTGCGCAAGAAGCTTGCGGCCTGTGGCGTCCACGATCTCATCGAGACGGTTCGTGGCCTGGGCTATATCCTGAACGACACGCCACCGGACCGTCCATCGACAGCATACAGGCCCGGTCTCGGCTTCAAGGGTATGAGTGATGCCGCTCAGGCGGCCTGA
- a CDS encoding lysozyme family protein, with translation MRRWLAGTLLLAVQLLALAVHPSAKADPQDCQQAAHDAEEEFRLPQGLLGAIGRVESGHGRDNAPWPWTVAANKTGAFYETRAEAAAQVERLQAQGTRLIDVGCFQVDLFWHPGDFASVEESLDPRANARAAARFLVALHAETADWPSAVARYHSATPRLGTAYRDRVLGSAGSSQTLSIARKSDPYLIVVAGRRLDASVSFPHVVRAGLR, from the coding sequence ATGCGGCGCTGGCTTGCCGGGACGCTTCTGCTGGCAGTGCAGCTCCTGGCACTCGCCGTTCATCCGTCTGCAAAGGCCGATCCCCAGGACTGCCAGCAGGCGGCGCACGATGCAGAGGAAGAGTTCCGACTGCCCCAGGGCCTGCTCGGTGCCATCGGGCGCGTCGAGAGCGGTCATGGCCGGGACAATGCGCCATGGCCGTGGACGGTTGCGGCCAACAAGACGGGCGCCTTCTACGAGACACGTGCCGAAGCCGCCGCGCAGGTCGAGCGACTCCAGGCGCAGGGGACGCGGCTGATCGACGTCGGCTGTTTCCAGGTCGATCTGTTCTGGCATCCCGGCGACTTTGCCTCGGTCGAGGAGTCTCTCGATCCGCGTGCGAATGCTCGAGCGGCGGCACGGTTCCTGGTGGCACTGCACGCGGAGACTGCGGACTGGCCGTCCGCTGTCGCTCGTTATCACAGTGCGACACCGCGTCTTGGGACCGCATATCGCGACCGCGTTCTAGGTTCGGCTGGTTCGTCTCAAACGTTGAGCATAGCACGGAAGTCCGACCCGTATCTCATCGTCGTTGCAGGACGGCGTCTAGATGCATCCGTATCGTTTCCGCATGTTGTTCGTGCTGGACTTCGTTGA
- a CDS encoding winged helix-turn-helix transcriptional regulator has translation MKMIQGRWKLPILFRLYADPAMRSSQLRQDLPAVSQKMLTQHLRQLEADRLIERTDFGEKPLRVEYRLSELGRNLLPVLVALRDFSTLQIAE, from the coding sequence ATGAAGATGATCCAGGGACGTTGGAAACTCCCGATCCTCTTCCGGCTCTACGCAGATCCTGCGATGCGGAGTTCGCAACTGCGGCAGGACTTGCCTGCTGTCTCCCAGAAGATGCTCACACAGCATTTGCGCCAACTGGAAGCGGATCGCCTTATCGAGAGAACGGATTTCGGTGAGAAGCCTCTGCGGGTCGAATACCGATTGTCCGAGCTGGGCAGGAACCTCTTACCCGTTCTCGTGGCACTGCGTGATTTCTCAACTCTCCAGATTGCTGAGTGA
- a CDS encoding response regulator transcription factor: protein MIVEDDPAIGDMLLRFLIRSGMPAQIARSGREAMLLKETFGPDIVLLDLELPDTNGISLIPWLLRTGDCGIIVLSGNGEEAERVVGIELGADDYIIKPPSMRELVARIRAVHRRLARGRNNEIRPEASTTLRLAHAEVDLRKRVVIVENGDRIPLTGAEGKALELLVAARGEPLSREELCRQALRRPLGSEDRAVDQLIVGLRKKLSSRDSDDQIIVSVRGAGYALSA, encoded by the coding sequence ATGATCGTCGAGGACGACCCTGCAATCGGGGATATGCTTCTGCGCTTCCTGATCCGGTCGGGAATGCCGGCACAGATTGCGCGTAGCGGCCGCGAGGCCATGCTGCTCAAGGAGACCTTCGGCCCGGACATCGTGCTGCTCGATCTCGAGTTGCCCGACACGAACGGCATCTCACTGATCCCATGGCTGCTCCGCACCGGCGATTGCGGCATCATCGTTCTCAGCGGCAACGGCGAGGAAGCAGAGCGCGTGGTTGGCATCGAGCTTGGTGCCGACGACTATATCATTAAGCCGCCATCCATGCGCGAGCTGGTCGCCCGCATCCGCGCGGTGCATCGAAGGCTGGCCCGGGGCCGGAACAATGAGATCCGGCCGGAAGCTTCTACAACGCTCCGCCTGGCGCATGCAGAGGTAGATCTTCGCAAGCGCGTCGTGATCGTCGAAAATGGCGACAGGATTCCGCTGACCGGCGCAGAGGGGAAGGCCCTCGAATTGCTGGTCGCTGCCCGCGGAGAGCCGCTTTCGCGCGAGGAACTCTGTCGTCAGGCGCTGCGGCGTCCGCTTGGGTCCGAGGATCGCGCGGTCGACCAGTTGATCGTGGGTCTGCGCAAGAAGCTGTCGTCCCGTGACAGCGACGACCAGATCATCGTGTCGGTTCGTGGCGCCGGCTACGCATTGTCTGCCTGA
- a CDS encoding NrsF family protein codes for MVSTLNTNDLIGSLARQAGSGRVAGPRGFNTVLIVAALCSFTISVALVLAVFGVGPDFAAGHHAPLIYKIVSMLMLSAGGLLLASRAALPGSGRLTLMALLPAAVLLAFRAATDQSGLSVLGAETISVPGCILAILIASVVPLTILIGVLRLGASTRPALAGAIAGMLAGALGAAAYSLACKNDGGMFVAIWYPLAVLLVAALGAVIARRALAW; via the coding sequence ATGGTATCCACCCTGAATACCAACGACCTCATCGGTAGTCTCGCGCGACAGGCGGGCAGCGGTCGCGTGGCGGGGCCTCGCGGGTTCAACACCGTCCTGATCGTCGCGGCCCTATGCTCTTTCACCATCTCCGTGGCGCTGGTGCTGGCGGTGTTCGGCGTCGGTCCCGATTTCGCTGCGGGTCATCATGCGCCTCTTATCTACAAAATCGTCAGCATGCTGATGCTGAGTGCGGGCGGACTGCTTCTGGCCAGCCGGGCCGCGTTGCCCGGGAGTGGGCGACTGACCCTCATGGCGCTTCTTCCGGCGGCCGTCTTGCTGGCGTTCCGCGCCGCCACGGACCAATCCGGCTTGTCGGTGCTGGGCGCCGAGACCATCTCGGTGCCGGGATGCATCCTGGCGATCCTGATCGCGTCGGTCGTGCCGCTCACCATCCTGATCGGCGTGTTGCGGCTCGGTGCCTCTACCCGTCCCGCTCTAGCAGGCGCCATCGCCGGGATGCTGGCCGGCGCACTGGGCGCCGCAGCCTATTCGCTCGCCTGCAAGAACGATGGCGGCATGTTCGTCGCCATCTGGTATCCGCTGGCCGTCCTGCTGGTCGCCGCCTTGGGCGCCGTCATCGCCCGGCGCGCTCTTGCCTGGTAG